One window from the genome of Vibrio vulnificus NBRC 15645 = ATCC 27562 encodes:
- the tsaD gene encoding tRNA (adenosine(37)-N6)-threonylcarbamoyltransferase complex transferase subunit TsaD, which produces MRILGIETSCDETGIAIYDDEKGLLAHKLYSQIKLHADYGGVVPELASRDHVKKTIPLIKEALKEANLTAKDIDGVAYTAGPGLVGALLVGATIGRSLAYAWGVPAVPVHHMEGHLLAPMLEDNPPPFPFVAVLVSGGHSMMVEVKGIGEYKILGESIDDAAGEAFDKTAKLMGLDYPGGPLLSKLAEKGTPGRFKFPRPMTNVPGLDMSFSGLKTFTANTIAANGDDEQTRADIAYAFEEAVCATLAIKCKRALEQTGMKRIVIAGGVSANRRLRAELEKLAHKVGGDVYYPRTEFCTDNGAMIAYAGMQRLKNNEVSDLAVEARPRWPIDQLTPVMK; this is translated from the coding sequence ATGCGCATTCTCGGCATTGAAACCTCCTGTGATGAAACAGGAATCGCCATTTATGACGATGAAAAAGGCCTACTGGCCCATAAATTATATAGCCAAATTAAACTGCATGCCGATTACGGCGGTGTCGTGCCTGAGCTCGCTTCTCGTGACCACGTGAAGAAAACCATTCCTCTTATTAAAGAGGCGTTGAAAGAAGCCAATTTAACAGCAAAAGATATTGATGGTGTTGCTTACACGGCTGGGCCGGGTTTGGTTGGGGCACTATTGGTGGGGGCAACGATTGGTCGAAGCCTCGCTTACGCTTGGGGAGTGCCAGCTGTTCCGGTTCATCATATGGAAGGTCACTTGCTCGCACCTATGCTTGAAGACAACCCACCTCCGTTTCCATTTGTGGCGGTATTGGTCTCGGGTGGTCACTCGATGATGGTGGAAGTGAAAGGCATTGGTGAGTACAAAATCCTAGGTGAATCCATTGATGATGCGGCGGGTGAAGCATTCGATAAGACGGCGAAGCTCATGGGCCTAGATTATCCAGGTGGGCCATTACTGTCTAAGTTGGCCGAAAAAGGGACGCCGGGTCGCTTTAAGTTCCCGCGCCCGATGACCAATGTGCCCGGTTTGGACATGAGTTTCTCTGGCTTGAAAACCTTTACTGCCAATACCATCGCGGCGAATGGTGATGATGAACAAACACGTGCCGATATTGCGTACGCTTTTGAAGAGGCTGTGTGCGCCACACTGGCGATCAAATGTAAGCGCGCACTAGAACAAACGGGTATGAAACGTATTGTGATTGCGGGTGGGGTGAGTGCCAACCGTCGTCTTCGTGCTGAACTAGAAAAACTGGCGCACAAAGTGGGCGGGGATGTCTATTATCCACGTACCGAGTTTTGTACTGATAATGGTGCAATGATCGCGTATGCGGGTATGCAGCGTTTGAAGAACAATGAAGTGTCAGATCTTGCGGTAGAGGCCCGACCTCGTTGGCCAATTGATCAATTGACGCCAGTGATGAAATAA
- the rpsU gene encoding 30S ribosomal protein S21 gives MPVVKVRENEPFDVALRRFKRSCEKAGILSEVRRREHYEKPTTVRKRAKAAAQKRHAKKLARENARRVRLY, from the coding sequence ATGCCAGTAGTTAAAGTACGTGAAAACGAACCGTTCGACGTTGCTCTACGTCGTTTCAAGCGCTCTTGCGAAAAAGCAGGTATCCTTTCTGAAGTGCGTCGTCGTGAGCACTACGAAAAACCAACTACAGTTCGCAAACGCGCTAAAGCAGCAGCTCAAAAGCGTCACGCTAAGAAGCTAGCTCGCGAAAACGCTCGTCGCGTTCGCCTGTACTAA
- a CDS encoding GatB/YqeY domain-containing protein, with protein sequence MALIEQLKEEQKLAMKAKDKQRLGTIRLALSAIKQREVDEQITLGDDDILAVLTKMVKQRRDSVTQFEAAGRQDLADAEKAEITVLEEFMPQPLNEDEVAALIDSAIAESGAAGMQDMGKVMAVLKPQIQGRADMGKVSGLVRAKLA encoded by the coding sequence ATGGCTCTTATTGAACAACTCAAAGAAGAGCAAAAACTAGCGATGAAAGCCAAGGACAAACAGCGCCTTGGCACTATTCGTTTAGCCTTGTCAGCTATTAAGCAACGTGAAGTCGATGAACAGATCACTCTGGGCGATGACGACATTCTTGCTGTGTTGACAAAAATGGTTAAACAACGTCGCGACTCTGTTACGCAATTTGAAGCAGCAGGTCGTCAAGACTTAGCTGATGCGGAAAAAGCAGAAATTACGGTGCTTGAAGAATTCATGCCACAACCGCTGAATGAAGACGAAGTAGCCGCGCTGATTGACAGTGCGATTGCAGAATCTGGCGCAGCAGGCATGCAAGACATGGGTAAAGTAATGGCTGTATTGAAACCGCAAATTCAAGGCCGTGCAGATATGGGTAAAGTAAGTGGTTTAGTTCGCGCTAAACTGGCTTAA
- the dnaG gene encoding DNA primase has protein sequence MAGHIPRSFIDDLLARLDIVDIIDARVKLKKKGKNYGACCPFHNEKTPSFSVSQEKQFYHCFGCGAHGNAIDFMMEFERLEFVEAIEELASYLGLDVPREQRSTNTKFSQAPQASSSQKRSLYDLMASISQFYRNQLKLSSGKIAIDYLKNRGLSGEIVQKFGIGYIADEWDLVRKNFGQHPEAQEMLVSGGMLIENEKGNRYDRFRGRVMFPIRDRRGRVIGFGGRVLGDGTPKYLNSPETPIFHKGKELYGLYEVLQAYREPPQILVVEGYMDVVALAQYGVDYSVASLGTSTTGDHLQVLFRQTSTVVCCYDGDRAGREAAWRAMENALPYLNDGRQLKFMFLPDGEDPDSYIRQFGKAQFEQQVTNAMPLSEFMFSSLAQQVDMSSKEGMAKLTTLAVPLIDKVPGGTLRLYLRELLGRRLGLVDERQLQQLIDRQGQTDKKPQPHRELKRTPMREVVALLIQRPSFSQLVPDLTPVKHLTIPGLSLLIEVLERCQARPNITTGQLLESWRGSQNEQLLSRLAGWEIPLDDDNEEDIFLDSLDKILAQCVEKQIENLQAKDRSIGLSADERRELMALMLDLKA, from the coding sequence ATGGCAGGACACATCCCACGCAGTTTTATTGATGACCTCCTTGCTCGACTTGATATCGTCGACATCATCGACGCACGGGTGAAACTTAAGAAAAAAGGCAAGAACTACGGAGCCTGCTGCCCGTTCCACAACGAAAAAACGCCTTCTTTCAGCGTTAGCCAAGAAAAACAGTTCTACCATTGCTTCGGTTGCGGTGCACACGGCAATGCCATCGATTTTATGATGGAATTTGAGCGATTGGAGTTTGTGGAAGCCATTGAGGAGCTTGCCTCTTATCTTGGTCTCGACGTTCCACGCGAACAACGCTCAACCAACACTAAGTTTAGCCAAGCACCTCAAGCCAGCAGCAGCCAAAAGCGCAGCCTCTACGATTTAATGGCCAGCATTAGCCAGTTCTATCGCAATCAACTGAAGCTTTCTTCAGGCAAAATCGCCATCGATTATCTAAAAAATCGCGGCCTATCAGGCGAGATCGTACAGAAATTTGGCATTGGTTATATTGCTGATGAATGGGATTTGGTGCGTAAAAACTTTGGTCAGCATCCTGAAGCACAAGAGATGCTAGTCTCAGGTGGTATGTTGATCGAGAACGAAAAGGGGAATCGCTACGATCGCTTCCGTGGCCGTGTGATGTTCCCCATTCGCGATCGCCGTGGGCGTGTTATCGGATTTGGTGGGCGAGTGCTTGGGGATGGCACCCCAAAATATCTCAACTCACCAGAGACCCCAATCTTCCACAAAGGCAAAGAACTTTACGGCTTGTACGAAGTCCTACAGGCATATCGAGAGCCACCTCAAATTTTAGTGGTCGAAGGCTATATGGACGTTGTCGCTCTAGCCCAATATGGCGTAGATTATTCCGTCGCTTCACTAGGAACGTCCACCACGGGCGATCATCTGCAAGTGCTGTTTCGTCAAACCAGCACCGTCGTCTGTTGTTACGATGGTGACCGAGCAGGAAGAGAAGCGGCTTGGCGTGCCATGGAAAACGCATTGCCTTACTTAAATGATGGCCGACAATTGAAGTTCATGTTTTTACCTGATGGCGAAGATCCCGATTCGTATATTCGTCAATTTGGTAAAGCACAGTTTGAGCAACAAGTAACCAATGCCATGCCCTTGTCAGAGTTCATGTTCAGCTCGCTTGCTCAACAAGTAGACATGAGCAGCAAAGAAGGTATGGCGAAGCTCACAACCTTAGCGGTTCCTTTGATCGATAAAGTGCCAGGCGGTACTTTACGTCTATACTTGAGGGAATTACTTGGCCGCCGTTTAGGCTTGGTGGACGAACGACAACTGCAACAACTGATCGATCGCCAAGGCCAAACCGACAAAAAGCCACAGCCCCACCGTGAGCTAAAAAGAACACCCATGCGTGAAGTGGTCGCCCTATTAATTCAGCGTCCAAGCTTCTCGCAGCTGGTACCGGATTTAACCCCGGTCAAACATTTAACCATACCCGGCTTGAGTTTATTGATAGAAGTGCTTGAAAGATGCCAAGCACGCCCCAATATAACCACAGGCCAATTGCTAGAAAGCTGGCGTGGCAGCCAGAATGAACAGCTTCTGTCTCGTTTAGCAGGTTGGGAAATCCCCCTCGACGATGACAATGAAGAAGACATATTTTTAGACTCGCTGGACAAGATTCTTGCTCAGTGTGTTGAAAAGCAAATTGAGAACCTGCAGGCAAAAGATAGAAGCATCGGCTTATCAGCCGATGAAAGAAGGGAGCTTATGGCACTCATGCTAGATTTAAAAGCGTAA
- the rpoD gene encoding RNA polymerase sigma factor RpoD has product MDHNPQSQLKLLVIRGKEQGYLTYAEVNDHLPAEIVDSEQVEDIIQMINDMGIKVVETAPDADDLALSDESNITDEDAAEAAAAALSSVESEIGRTTDPVRMYMREMGTVELLTREGEIDIAKRIEDGINQVQSSVAEYPGTIPYILEQFDKVQAEELRLTDLISGFVDPNADETAAPTATHIGSELAESDLEDEDNTDIDDEDEDEDEDGDSSSDSEDDVGIDPEMALEKFTQLRNSYQNLQLAVNEHGRESAQTAQAHELMLDVFKEFRLTPKQFDHLVNELRTAMDRVRTQERLIMKSAVEIAKMPKKSFIALFTGNESSEEWLDKILVSDKPYAEKIKLHEEDIRRSIAKLRAIEEETSLSVSNIKDISRRMSIGEAKARRAKKEMVEANLRLVISIAKKYTNRGLQFLDLIQEGNIGLMKAVDKFEYRRGYKFSTYATWWIRQAITRSIADQARTIRIPVHMIETINKLNRISRQMLQEMGREPLPEELAERMQMPEDKIRKVLKIAKEPISMETPIGDDEDSHLGDFIEDTTLELPLDSATATSLKAATKDVLAGLTPREAKVLRMRFGIDMNTDHTLEEVGKQFDVTRERIRQIEAKALRKLRHPSRSETLRSFLDE; this is encoded by the coding sequence ATGGATCATAATCCGCAGTCACAGCTAAAACTACTTGTCATCCGTGGCAAAGAGCAAGGCTATCTGACCTACGCCGAAGTAAATGACCACCTACCTGCTGAAATCGTAGATTCAGAACAGGTGGAAGATATCATTCAGATGATTAACGACATGGGCATCAAAGTAGTAGAAACTGCTCCTGATGCTGATGACCTAGCACTGAGTGATGAATCAAACATTACCGACGAAGATGCTGCCGAAGCAGCCGCTGCTGCGCTTTCAAGCGTAGAGAGCGAAATTGGTCGCACTACAGACCCAGTGCGCATGTACATGCGTGAAATGGGAACCGTTGAACTTCTAACTCGTGAAGGCGAAATCGACATCGCTAAACGAATTGAAGATGGTATCAACCAAGTACAGTCCTCTGTTGCTGAATACCCAGGAACCATTCCTTATATTCTTGAACAGTTCGACAAAGTACAAGCGGAAGAACTTCGCCTCACTGATCTTATCAGTGGTTTTGTTGATCCAAATGCAGATGAAACGGCTGCTCCAACCGCAACACACATCGGTTCAGAGCTTGCAGAATCTGATTTGGAAGATGAAGACAACACCGACATCGACGATGAAGACGAAGATGAAGACGAAGATGGCGATTCAAGCAGCGATTCAGAGGACGATGTCGGCATCGACCCTGAAATGGCGCTAGAGAAGTTCACTCAGCTTCGTAACAGCTACCAGAATCTGCAACTTGCCGTGAATGAACATGGTCGAGAGAGTGCTCAAACAGCTCAAGCCCATGAACTGATGCTCGATGTGTTTAAAGAGTTTCGTCTAACACCGAAGCAGTTTGACCATTTGGTTAACGAACTTCGCACCGCTATGGATCGCGTTCGTACGCAAGAACGTTTGATCATGAAATCTGCGGTAGAAATCGCCAAGATGCCAAAGAAATCTTTCATTGCTCTCTTCACTGGCAACGAGTCAAGCGAAGAATGGTTAGATAAGATCCTAGTCTCTGATAAGCCGTACGCAGAAAAGATTAAACTTCACGAAGAAGACATTCGTCGTTCAATCGCCAAGCTAAGAGCAATTGAAGAAGAAACGTCGCTTTCAGTAAGCAACATCAAAGACATCAGCCGTCGTATGTCTATCGGTGAAGCAAAAGCTCGCCGTGCGAAGAAAGAGATGGTTGAGGCGAACTTGCGTCTTGTTATCTCTATCGCGAAGAAGTACACAAACCGTGGTCTACAGTTCTTGGATCTAATCCAAGAAGGTAACATCGGTCTGATGAAAGCGGTTGATAAATTTGAATACCGTCGTGGTTACAAGTTCTCGACCTACGCAACGTGGTGGATTCGTCAAGCAATCACGCGTTCAATCGCAGACCAAGCACGTACGATTCGTATTCCGGTACACATGATCGAAACGATCAACAAGCTAAACCGTATCTCTCGTCAAATGCTACAAGAGATGGGTCGAGAGCCGTTACCGGAAGAATTGGCAGAGCGCATGCAAATGCCAGAAGATAAGATCCGTAAAGTACTGAAAATTGCTAAAGAGCCAATCTCGATGGAGACACCAATCGGTGACGATGAAGATTCGCATCTAGGTGATTTCATCGAAGATACCACGCTAGAATTGCCTCTTGACTCTGCAACGGCGACCAGCCTAAAAGCAGCGACAAAAGATGTTCTTGCTGGCCTAACGCCTCGTGAAGCAAAAGTACTGCGTATGCGTTTTGGTATCGACATGAACACCGACCACACTCTAGAAGAAGTGGGCAAACAGTTCGACGTAACGCGCGAGCGTATTCGTCAGATCGAAGCAAAAGCACTGCGTAAACTGCGTCATCCAAGCCGCTCAGAAACTCTGCGTAGCTTCCTTGACGAGTAA
- a CDS encoding helix-turn-helix domain-containing protein, with the protein MKKGKMVKAQPMPDLNTEFSMETLGSAIRSKRTDRGWRIDDLASKANLSRRTIMKVEKGDTSVTFANVLILMDILGLSLRLIDLNLFVRPHCQIPSQAENNVRSNEDGWYE; encoded by the coding sequence ATGAAAAAAGGTAAGATGGTAAAGGCACAACCTATGCCTGATTTGAATACCGAGTTCAGTATGGAAACGCTGGGGAGCGCTATTCGTTCAAAGCGCACCGATAGAGGCTGGCGTATTGATGATCTCGCTTCAAAAGCCAACTTATCTCGTAGAACAATCATGAAAGTAGAAAAAGGCGATACCAGTGTCACCTTTGCCAATGTACTCATCCTCATGGACATCTTAGGGCTATCGTTACGCCTTATCGATTTAAACCTATTTGTTCGTCCACATTGCCAAATACCCTCCCAAGCTGAAAACAACGTGAGAAGCAATGAGGACGGTTGGTATGAGTAA
- a CDS encoding HipA domain-containing protein, producing MSKLQQLDVFIGTNTKIGRLILPVGTETAFSFIYEDEWKHTGFPISPHIPFDDRASPRSIENYLRNLLPEGEAFEEMIQNTTISKSNTFGLIRKLGAETSGALSFRVPGSKPGETSFRSVPDDELIERLERNLAPLVYWDGKVRLSVAGVQNKLNLLKRGDEWGFGEGKLSSNYILKFESGRAPCIAVNEFFCMTLAKLAGLDVAHVELTRIGKTRTLIIERFDRAYIATRDVVQRKHVIDGCQATDLPPGYKYERQNGDEGDGVYMRDGVSFPRILCVKTIDTVITNLKLTQWMLFNLVTLNYDAHGKNISFFVTPKGLELTPFYDLVNIEAIAQEGAKRNSRSGKLSADEGRAASIPQYFAMSIGDWESEDFQNPPKGNFKRPITSYDLAEFGALLGYSGTKMASIMVETVGAIQNALKEAIDLTEAQGINDGEREHIELCVSLIQTECEYLLAQADSVPEMSKLL from the coding sequence ATGAGTAAGTTACAACAGTTAGACGTGTTTATCGGTACGAATACCAAAATTGGTCGTTTGATTCTTCCTGTCGGAACAGAAACAGCGTTTTCATTCATCTATGAAGATGAATGGAAACACACTGGTTTCCCAATTTCGCCACACATCCCTTTCGATGATCGGGCTTCGCCACGTAGTATTGAGAACTACCTCAGAAATCTCCTTCCTGAAGGAGAAGCCTTTGAGGAGATGATACAAAACACCACTATCTCCAAAAGCAACACGTTCGGGCTGATTCGTAAGCTTGGTGCGGAAACATCTGGCGCATTGTCTTTTCGAGTTCCAGGCTCAAAACCTGGGGAAACTAGTTTTAGATCTGTACCTGATGATGAACTAATAGAACGACTAGAGCGAAATCTAGCGCCATTAGTGTATTGGGACGGTAAGGTTCGCCTTTCGGTTGCTGGTGTTCAAAACAAGTTAAACTTACTTAAGCGCGGTGATGAATGGGGGTTTGGTGAAGGCAAATTAAGTTCGAACTACATTCTGAAATTTGAAAGCGGTAGAGCACCGTGTATCGCTGTAAATGAGTTCTTTTGCATGACATTAGCCAAGCTAGCAGGTTTGGACGTCGCTCATGTTGAGTTAACTCGCATTGGGAAGACTAGGACACTGATAATAGAGCGGTTCGATCGTGCCTATATCGCGACTCGTGATGTCGTTCAACGCAAACATGTGATTGATGGCTGTCAGGCAACTGACTTACCTCCAGGTTACAAATACGAGCGTCAGAATGGGGATGAAGGCGATGGCGTATATATGCGTGATGGCGTTTCTTTCCCTCGCATACTGTGCGTCAAAACCATAGACACGGTGATCACTAACCTAAAGCTCACCCAATGGATGCTCTTTAATCTAGTAACGCTAAACTACGATGCCCATGGTAAAAATATTAGCTTCTTCGTCACCCCTAAAGGCCTGGAACTGACCCCTTTTTATGATTTAGTAAACATAGAAGCCATCGCTCAAGAGGGAGCAAAACGCAACTCACGAAGCGGTAAATTGTCTGCTGATGAGGGTCGTGCCGCCAGTATCCCTCAATATTTTGCAATGTCGATTGGAGATTGGGAAAGTGAAGACTTTCAAAATCCGCCGAAAGGTAACTTCAAACGACCTATCACCAGCTATGATTTAGCTGAATTCGGCGCTCTGCTGGGTTATTCAGGCACCAAAATGGCTTCCATAATGGTAGAAACCGTTGGTGCTATACAAAATGCCCTGAAGGAAGCGATTGACCTTACCGAAGCTCAAGGAATCAATGATGGGGAACGTGAACACATAGAGCTATGTGTCTCACTCATCCAAACAGAGTGCGAATACTTGCTAGCGCAAGCCGACAGTGTGCCAGAAATGAGTAAGCTTCTTTAG
- a CDS encoding SIMPL domain-containing protein, producing the protein MREMTTKAALILGASLIVGLGVLGYLVQQTAIQYKALDRIVTVKGLSEREYPADTVIWPIRYTVASNDIQALFEQVDAQAELITAFLAERELSDSVQFSAPSVIDKKAQQYGGEANADYRYLAIQTITVYSNKVDSVRQAISLIGQLGKKGIVFNQDSYDNPIVYSFTRLNEIKPEMIEEATHNAREVAEKFAKDSNSSLGKIRTASQGQFSIMDRDHNTPHIKRIRVVSTVQYYLSD; encoded by the coding sequence ATGAGAGAAATGACAACTAAAGCCGCGTTGATTTTAGGTGCATCCCTGATCGTCGGTTTAGGCGTATTGGGTTATCTAGTTCAGCAAACGGCTATTCAATACAAAGCACTGGATCGCATTGTGACGGTCAAGGGATTATCGGAGAGAGAGTATCCTGCTGATACGGTCATTTGGCCGATTCGCTATACGGTTGCCAGCAATGATATTCAAGCACTGTTCGAGCAGGTAGATGCTCAAGCAGAGTTAATCACTGCATTTTTAGCTGAGCGCGAACTGTCTGATAGTGTGCAGTTTTCAGCACCATCGGTGATTGATAAGAAAGCTCAGCAATATGGGGGAGAAGCAAACGCCGATTATCGCTATCTCGCCATTCAAACCATCACGGTGTACAGCAATAAAGTTGATTCGGTACGTCAAGCCATCAGTCTCATTGGACAGCTGGGCAAGAAGGGGATTGTTTTCAACCAAGATTCTTACGACAACCCGATTGTCTACAGCTTCACTCGCTTAAACGAAATTAAGCCGGAAATGATAGAAGAAGCCACACACAATGCGAGAGAGGTGGCTGAGAAGTTTGCCAAAGATTCCAATAGTTCACTTGGCAAAATCCGCACAGCATCACAAGGGCAGTTTTCTATCATGGATAGAGATCACAACACGCCACATATTAAACGCATTCGTGTTGTTTCGACGGTTCAATACTATCTTTCTGATTGA